From the Exiguobacterium marinum DSM 16307 genome, the window CGCAAGGTACGACACCGGTTCGCATCGACCACCGGCTTTCTGAAGACGTCCCTTCGCGCTACTCTTCTTTCTCATCGCGAGTTCGTATGAATGTTATCGTTACTTTAACGGGATAAAGATGCATTGTCAAGCATCATTTGACCGAAGGGTGCTCCACCTGACGTTTGCCGATGAACGTGAACGTGATCCCCAACGCCAGGAGGGGAAGGAACCACCACTTTGTAAAGAAGAAGAGGGTGCCCCGATACATGAACCACTCCATGCCCCAGTAGGCAATCAGCGTGATCAAGGGAGCGATAGACAAGCGCTTCAGGCGCAGTGCGATGGCGACCCCTAGTCCGATTGTCAACGTTGGGACGATCACGAGTTGCCATAGGAACGGGTCGATATAGTGAAACATGGAGTGTCCTCCTTTAATGATGAATCACGACACATCAGGCAGATTTCGATGTTTTGCGTGGGCCGACGAGCACGAACGAGACGAAGAGCGAGAAGAATGCGTTGATGATTGTGAATGAACTGAACGACTCTATACTCAAGAAGCTCTCGTTGTAATACACCATCGCCATCATTTTTTCGATGATTCCATTCAATAGGAAGGTCACAACCGGACCAATCCAGAACCGTTTCGTTCTCCAAGCAGTTAGGACACCGATCCCGATCGTCGAAATCGGGACAATGACGAGCTGCCAAACAAGCGGATCAATAAACTCAAACATGGAGATTCCTCCTTATAACGATTTGTACCCGAGGAAGTACGGACGCCACATCGGGTCGTGCACCGAGTTGATTTGAAGCATCTCGCCCCCGGCATGGATGAAGAACTCGTCATCGAGCATGATGCCGATATGGGACGGACCGGATTTGTACGTGCCGGCGAAGAAGATGATATCCCCGCGACGACCATTCGTGACGCCCGTCCGTTTGTTCTTGAAGTGTCCGCTATACCAATAGCCCGACACGTTCGTGCGACCGCCGACTTTACCGGCCTGGTTCGTCGCATAATGGATGAGACCGGAACAGTCGAACCCACCGTTCAGCGGTGACTGCGAGCCCCATGTGTATGGTGTCCCGAGATGTTTCACGGCTGCGTTGATCAGACGCTCTTTTTGCGAGGTGTCGCGTTTCTTCAACAAGGCATCCTGTTTGATGCGGACGTCTTTTGTCTTGACGTAGACGGGGCGCCAGTCGTACTGGATGAGATACGAGTCGCCACTCTTCCCACGTGGGTAGATGCGACGTCCGGCATCGAGATACCCGATCGGACGCGTGTCGTTCGGGTTGGCATAGAACGGTGTCTTTTTCGTCGTCCCGTAGTGGGCGGCCGTATAGACGCTCGCCGGCTGGATCGCCTTCGGTTTCGTCTCGGCGATATACGGGTTCAACACGTAGACGCGTTTCCCGGACGGAAGACGGACGTGCCAGAAATCGGCATCGATCGAGCGAAGTCCGACGAGTTTCGTCCCACGCGGCAATGTGCCGGCCGGACGACCATACGCGACGTCAGCCGAGAAGTACGGCGTCCCGTTGAATTGCGTATAGAAGACCGTGCCCGCCTTTGGTTTCGCGGTCGGTTTCGAGACGGCAAGGTAGCCGGTCGCGACGTAACGATACGTCCCGTTCAGACGGATGCGTGTGTAATACCCACTCGTCCCGAACGTTTCGACGACTTGCCCACGTTTCAAGGAACCGACTTGTTTCACGACAGACGTCGAGGCGTATACTTCGACCTCATCATAGCGACTGTATCGCTTCCCCGTCGACTCGAAGCGAGGCGGTTTTTTTGTACTCGTCACGCTCGTCGGGATGAAGTAGTAGTTGCCTTTCGTGAAGATGCGGGTATAGTTGCCCTTCGTCCCGTAAATGCTGACGAGTTGTCCGCGCTTCAGGCTGAGGGACGTCTTCGACGACAGGACCGTTCGGGCATAAATCGACGTATCTTTCGTGATATACCGTTGTCCCGTCTTCAGCGGTGCCGGTTTCGTCGTGCCGAGCGATTTCGTCTCGACGAACAGGAACTGACCGCGCGTAAAGATGCGTGTGAAGTCATCGTCCGTCCCGTAGACGCTGACGAGCTGACTTCGTTTCAGCGACCCGACGACTTGTTTCTTGTCCGTATCTTGATAGATGTTGATCGCGCTGAGCGCATAGCGGCTACCCGTCTTCGTGTAGCGTGGCATCTTGTCCGCGAGCATGTCGCGCTTCATATAGACGTAAGCCCCGTCCTTGAAGAGGCGGGCCATGTCTCCGACGGTGCCGTATACGCTCGTCTTGTCACCGCGGACGAGGGAGTCAATCGTCTTTCCGGTCGCATCGGTGTAAGGAGATGTCGTCAAGACGAACTGGGTGCCCGTCTTGATCGGACGTGTGCTCGTCGTATCAAAGGCGACATAGCCGTAGCCGTCCGCCGTCTCGATGCGAATCATCGAACCGACGACAAAACCGTCGAGCGTCTGCCCGGGTTCGAGCTCGGCGATTTTGTCCCCGTCTGGCGCAGACAAGACGACCGCACCCACTTTGGCGTAACGGGTCACCGTCTCTGGTGGCGTCTCGCCGAGTGCGTCACGGGCGACATACGTCCCGTCCGTCGTGAGAAGACGATCACCTTCGATGTCGAAGACGTCGACCGCTGTCCCGATGGCGAGTGTCGCGACCGGATTGCCGGCAGCATCGAGCGCATCAGTTTCTGTTTGGATGTAACGTGTGACGGCGTGCACCAAGGCGTCATTTCGGACGAATCCGTTTTGCGCGTCGACCGTGACTGACGTATGCGTCTCGGTCACGTTATGGATCTCGACTCGTTGCGGCTCATCCGTCACGAGCAGGACGATCGATTCCTCCGGGTCGGCATAGAGGGTCGTGCCGGCACGAAGCATGGCATCTGACCCGACCGCTTGAGCGGGGAGTGTCCAAGAGAATGTAAAGAGTAAGAGCAAACTGAAGATTCGTTTCAACATTTCCACCTCGATTCATGAAATTTACAGTTTTTAGTATATATGTAGTCGATGTGAAATAGGTTGCATATTTCGATAAGAGGGAAATGATTGAGTCATTCGATGTTCTGCATTCCACTCGTTCGCTGTTCGTTATCTGTGCTATGATGGACGGGGAAAGGAAGGGACAACTATGGAGACACTCAACATGAAACAACTTTCTGACGACCGGTCGGCCCATCAAGTGGCCGGCGATCTCGACGCGATGCGGGCGCTCATGCACGACTCGTTCCGATATGTCGATTCGAGCGGGCGTCAGTTCGATAAAGAGACGTTCTTGGACCAGTACGTCGACCCGACGGCGATTCAATGGATCGCACAGGAGACGGTGACGTTCGACGAGACGGTACGCGGCGACCTCGCCGTCGTCCAACTCTTGCTCGAGGAGAAGTTCATCCTCGGCACGAACGCCTACGAAGGTCGCTTCTGGATGCTTCATCTTTATACGAAAGAAGATGGCGTCTGGTTATGGCAAGGCGGACAAGCGACGATGATCAACGAAGGATAATAAGCGTTTAGACACTCCACATTAATGGGTGTCTTTTTTATAAAATGAAGGAAATGTGAATTTGAAAAATATATGCCTATTTTAGAAAAATTATGTACCCTTTTGAAAAAGGACAGATTATAATATTTTTGTAAACGATTGTCATTATTCCTGAGGAGGACCCAAATTCATTATGAAACAACCAAAATATGCAGCTCTTTTCTTAGCGACCACGCTCGCATTCGGAGGAATCGTTCCTTCAACAGCCGTCAACGCGGAGACGACTGAAGACGTCACAGCACCTGACGCCCCTGTGTTATCAGCACCACTCCACACGTCGAACTCACTCACAATCACGGGTGAGGTCGCAGCGAAAGCGGAGATCATGATCAACAGTAAGACGTACGTCCGTACGATCTTAGA encodes:
- a CDS encoding C40 family peptidase, translated to MLKRIFSLLLLFTFSWTLPAQAVGSDAMLRAGTTLYADPEESIVLLVTDEPQRVEIHNVTETHTSVTVDAQNGFVRNDALVHAVTRYIQTETDALDAAGNPVATLAIGTAVDVFDIEGDRLLTTDGTYVARDALGETPPETVTRYAKVGAVVLSAPDGDKIAELEPGQTLDGFVVGSMIRIETADGYGYVAFDTTSTRPIKTGTQFVLTTSPYTDATGKTIDSLVRGDKTSVYGTVGDMARLFKDGAYVYMKRDMLADKMPRYTKTGSRYALSAINIYQDTDKKQVVGSLKRSQLVSVYGTDDDFTRIFTRGQFLFVETKSLGTTKPAPLKTGQRYITKDTSIYARTVLSSKTSLSLKRGQLVSIYGTKGNYTRIFTKGNYYFIPTSVTSTKKPPRFESTGKRYSRYDEVEVYASTSVVKQVGSLKRGQVVETFGTSGYYTRIRLNGTYRYVATGYLAVSKPTAKPKAGTVFYTQFNGTPYFSADVAYGRPAGTLPRGTKLVGLRSIDADFWHVRLPSGKRVYVLNPYIAETKPKAIQPASVYTAAHYGTTKKTPFYANPNDTRPIGYLDAGRRIYPRGKSGDSYLIQYDWRPVYVKTKDVRIKQDALLKKRDTSQKERLINAAVKHLGTPYTWGSQSPLNGGFDCSGLIHYATNQAGKVGGRTNVSGYWYSGHFKNKRTGVTNGRRGDIIFFAGTYKSGPSHIGIMLDDEFFIHAGGEMLQINSVHDPMWRPYFLGYKSL
- a CDS encoding nuclear transport factor 2 family protein, whose translation is METLNMKQLSDDRSAHQVAGDLDAMRALMHDSFRYVDSSGRQFDKETFLDQYVDPTAIQWIAQETVTFDETVRGDLAVVQLLLEEKFILGTNAYEGRFWMLHLYTKEDGVWLWQGGQATMINEG